The sequence TGCCCATGGGGAAGCCGGCGCCGCCGCGGCCGCGGATGTTGGCCTTCTTCGCCTCGGCGACGACCTCGTCGCGCGACATCGAGGTGAGCACCTTGCGGGCCGCCTCGTAGCCGCGGGCCTCGCGCTCGTACACCGGGAGGGTGTGGCCGTCCCTGATGTCGTAGACTTTCGTAAGTAAATTCGTGGGCTTGAGCATGTTCTTGTTCTTCTCGTTCGCTCAGCGCCGGAGGCCGTCGAGGATGGCGTCGACCTTCTCGGGGGTGAGGTTCTCGAAGTAGTCCTTGTCGACCTGAATCATGGGGGCGGTGCCGCAGCTCGCGAGGCACTCGGCCGTGCGGAGCGTGATGGCCCCGTCGGACGTGGTCTCGCCGGCGTGGATGCCGAGCCGCTTCTCGCAGTGGTGGAGCAGCTCGCCGGCGCCCCGGAGCGCGCAGGGCAGGGTGCGGCACACCCACACCTGGTGCTTCCCCACGGGCTTCTGGTTGAACAGCGTGTAAAACGTGACGACGCCCTGCACGTGGGCCCCCGAGAGCTCGAGGCGGGATGCGACGAACTCCATGACCTCCGGCGAGACCCAGCCCTCTTGCTCCTGACAGAGGTGCAGCAGCGGAATGCACGCGGCCATCTTGTTTGGGTAGCGGCCGAGGAGCTCCGTGAGCTTCTGTTCGCGTTCGGGGGTCAGCTGAAAGGGCATCGCTCGTGGGCTCGTAGGTTCGGGGAAGCGTGAAGGCGAAGCGGCGCGGCCTGGCGGGGGAAGGGCGGAGCGGAAGAGAGCGGCGGACCGGGGGGCGGCGGGGACCGCGCGGCGGTCGGCGAAGACGCAGAACCAAGGAGAAAGGCCCCACCTTTCGGGGTGGGGCTCGGCGGTTCGCCTGGGTGAAGAGCCGCCCCGCGAATTCCCTGCAAAATGCGGGCGGACGCTAGTGTCGGCGGCCCCGCGATGTCAAGCAGGGATGCGCGCGCCGCCCCGGCGCAGCCCGCGCGGCGCCGTCCACAGGGTGCGGGACGGGCTCAGGAAGGGTGTGTGCGCAGAAGTGTGTGTGAGTGCGCAAAAAAGAGGCGAGGGACTTGAGGATCGGCGGTGTGGGGAGATATCCTCACGCCGAGGGGTGCCGCTCGCCGAGCGACCCGCGCCTGATTTCTGTTTGCGGCTCGTGCGGAAGACGCCGCGTGACGCGTGCTGGAGGATCGATGTTCTGCCCCAACTGCGGGAACCAAAACCCCGAAAATGCCCCGAACTGTGTGAAGTGTGGCTTCGCGCTCAAGGCGGCCGCCCCCCAGAAGTTCAAGGGCACCATGATGATGGCGGAGGGCCTGGGAGCCCCGCCTCCGGGCCCGGGTCCCGGCGCTGTGGGCGCCGCCCGACCCGGTGCTCCGGCCAAGCTGAAGGGGACGATGGTCGGCGTCGCGCCGCCCTCGATGGGCGCGGCGCCCGCGCCGCCGCAATTGCATTCGCCCGAGCCTCCCGCGAACCCGCTGGGCGCGACGTTCGCGCTCCCCGACGCGGCGGCCATGGGCGTCGGCGCGCCGTACGGGGGCGGTGGGGGTGCCCCCGGGGGCGCCCCGGCCGGAGCGCCCAAGATGCAGACCCAGCTCGGTGGCTATGCGGTGCCCGGCGCCGACATGGGCTACGGGCAGCCCTCTCAGGCGGCCGCGCCGGCCCCCTGGGGAGCGCCGGCTCCCGCCGATCCCGGCGCGATGGGCGGCCAGATGCCCCCGCAAGGGTTTGGGGCGCCCGCCCCGCAGCCGGAGCCCGCCTTCGACCCCGGGTTCGGTCAGTTCCAACAGAATTTTGCGCAGGCTGAGCAACAGCAGGCCCAGCAAGCGTTTGGCGCTCAGCCGTTCGGCGGCGCGGGCGGTCCCGGCATGGGCCCCGACATGGGCATGGGCGGCCCAGGCATGGGCATGGGCGGCCCGGGCATGGGGGCCCCCGGAATGGGAATGGGCATGAGCGCGCCCGGCATGGGCGGCCCGGGGATGGGCATGGGCGCGCCCGGCATGGGCGACCCGAACATGGGCGGCCAGCAGGGCTTCGGTGGCGGCGCTCCTGGCGGCGGCGGCGGCGGGATGGTGCCCGCGGGCGACGTGAACACCACGCTCCCCCTCGTGCTCAGCGTGGTCTCGCTGTTCTGCTGCGGCCTCGGCACGCTGCTCGGCATCGGCGGGCTCGTGTTGGCCATCCAGGCCAAGAACGCCCAGAAAATGGGCGATCTCGCGACGGCCCAGCAGAAGGCCAAGCTCTCCACGATCCTGGCGGCGGTCGGCATCGGTGTCGGTCTGCTCGGCGGCGTCGTCAGCGCGGTCCTTCGCAGCTGACCGCGGGGCCGGACGTCGAGCCGCGGCCCGCGCGGAGTCGGTACGGGCCGCCCGTCGGGCTCGTGCTTCTCGTGGCCGTGGTCGCGTCCGGGGTGCTCCCTTTGGACTGTCCCGTGCGCGCGGCCCTGGGCATCCCATGCCCGGGTTGCGGCATGACTCGGGCGGTGCATCTCCTCTTCCACGGGGAGGTGTGGGCCGCGCTCCGCATGCACCCCCTCGTGCTCGGGCTGGGGCCTTGGTGCGCGGCCCTGGTCGCGTCCGAGATCCTGGGCCACCTGCGGCTCGGGACCTTCGCGACCACGATGCAGCGCCCCTTCTTTCGGCGGGGCTCGTACGTGGTGTTCGCGGCGACCCTCGCCGTGTGGCTCGCCCGGTTCGCGGGGCTCTTCGGCGGACCCTGTCCGCCGTGAGGCGCTCGACGCCGCGGCCGCGTCTCAGCTGCCCGGCGCCTTCGCCAGCGCGCCGCCCACGATGAGCTTCTGGATCTCCGAGGTCCCCTCGTAGATGCGGAGCGGGCGCACGTCCCGGCTCAGCTGCTCGACGACGGACCCCGTGAGCACGCCGCGGCCGCCGTGCAGCTGCACCGCGCGGTCGACGACGCGCTGCGCCGCCTCGGTCGCGTGGAGCTTCGCCATGGCGACGTGGAGGCTCGCGTCGGGATCGCCCGTGTCCTTGGCGTGGGCCGCGCGGTACACCAGCAGCCGCGACGCTTCCAGGTCGGTCAGCATCTCGGCGAGCGCCGCCTGGGTGAGCTGGAAGTCGGCGAGCCGCTTGCCGAACTGCGTGCGCGAGCGAACGTGGTCGAGGGCCTCGTCGAGCGCGCGCGCGGCCATCCCGCACGCCGCCGCGCCCACCGACGTGCGGAACACGTCGAGCGTGCCGAGGGCCGTGCGCAGGCCGTGCCCCACCTCGCCGAGCAGGCGCCCTGGGCAGCGCTCGAGCACGAGGCGGCCGAGCGGGTGGCCGCCCGACACCGGCATCGGAGAGAGCTCGATCCCGACGGCGCGCGCGTCGACCAGGAACGCCGAGATTCCGCGCTTGCCGGCGGCCGGATCGGCGTTGGCGAAGACTATGTAATGATTCGCGATTCCAACATTCGAGATGAAGGCCTTCTCGCCCGTCAAGAGCCACTCGTCGCCCTCGCGCGCGGCCACCGTCCGCAGGGAAGCCACGTCGCTCCCAGCCTCCGGCTCGGTGAGCGCGAAGGCGCCGACTCGCTCGCCCTTCGCGACCTCGCCAAGGAGCCGCGCGCGGCCCTCGAAGTCGCCCGTGAGGAGCAGCGGGTAGGAGCCGAGCCCCTGCACCGCGAGGATGCCGTCGGCGACCGGCGAGCTGTACCCGAGGGCCTCGCGCACGAGGCAGAGCGCGCGCACGTCGAGCGCGTCGGGCCGGCCCGTGGGCGACTCCGCGCCGCCGTGGGCCTCGGGCACGACGTGCGCGAAGAGGCCCTTTCGCGTCAGGGCTGCGACGGCGCCGAAGGGCTCGTGATCGAGGGGGGACAGGTCGCCCACGCGCGCGGGGAGCTCTGCGGCGAGCGCCTGGAGACCCGGCTCGTGGCAGAACGCGGAGATGCCGAGCGGCCTCACCGCTTGGCCTGCGGTGCCGCCGCCGGAGTTGCCGCCGGTTTCGCTGCCGGTTTCGCTTGAAAGGCCCGCTTGGAGCCCTCAAAGACGGTGGGCTCCTTCTTCACCCACGCGTCGTAGGCGGCGCGGAAGTCCGGGTGCTGCATGCAGATCGCCTGCGCCTGCGCCTCGGCCTCGATGGCCTGATCGAGCGACATCGTCGCCTCGCTCTCGAGCATCTGCTTGGTCATCGCGTGCGCGAACGCCGGACCCGAGGCGAGCCGCTCGGCGAGCTGGGTCGCGGCGGCGAGGCACTCGGCCTCCGGCACCACGCGCGTCGCGAGGCCGATACGGAAGGCCTCCTCCGCGCCGACCAGATCGCCCAAGAACAAGAGCTCGCTGGCGCGCCCGAGGCCTATCACCCGCGGCAGCAGGTAGGCCGCGCCCATGTCCGCGCCCGAGAGGCCGACCTTGGGGAAGATGAACCCGAAGCGCGCGGTGTCGGCGGCGATCCGGAAGTCGGCGGCGAGCGCCATGACCGCCCCTGCGCCTACGCAGATGCCGTTCACGGCGGCGACGACGGGCCGACGCAGCGCGCGCATGTTGCGGATGAGCGCGCCCGTGATCCGCGTGAACTCCACGAGCCCGCGCATGTCGCGCGAGAAGAGCTCTCCGATGATGGTCTCCACGTCGCCCCCGGAGCAGAAGGCGCGCCCCTCGCCCGTGAGCACCACGGCCCGCACCTCCGGCTCGGCGTCGAGCGCCGCGAAGGTGTCGGTGAGCTCTCGATAGATCTCGAAGGTGAGCGAGTTCAGGGTCGCCGGGCGGTTCAAGGTGACGGTGGTGACGCCCGTCGCCTCGTCGTGCGCGAGCAGGAAGCCTTTTGCTGTAAGATGCATGGAATCGCCTCCGGGGCTCGGTCAGTCGGGGAGCACCGCCACGCCCTCGATCTCGACCAGCGCGCCGGGCTCGAGGAGGCCCGCGACCTTGACCAGGCTCATCGCCGGGTAGTGCTTGCCGAGCCGCCCGCGCCACCCCTCGCCGATGGCCTTCGTCGCGGCGCGATAGGCCTCCAGATCGGTGACGAAGACAAGGAGCTTGACGATGTGCTCGGTGCCGCCACCCGCGGCGCGGACGACGGCGATGAGGTTGTCGAGCGCTTGCAGAAACTGGGTCGCGAAGTCGGTGCTGACGATGCGGGCGTTGGCGTCCCACGCTATCTGGCCCGAGAGGTGCAAATGCCGACCCTGCGAGAGGATCGCGTGGGCGTAGCCGCGCGGCTTCGGGAAGTTGGGCGGCGTGATCTTCTTCGACGGCATGGGCTCCTCCTCCGAACGAGGCGCCAGCATAACCGCGCGGCGCGAGGGCCTAGGACAATTCGCGCCGGGCCGGTGGACCTCGGCGGCGAGGCTAGTGCGACGCGGCGCGCGTCAGGCGGTCGCGGACGGCGGCCCACGCGTCCGTGTCGGGGACGGCCTCGGCGAGCACGACGGACACGCCCGCCTCGTCGAGCCGGTGGAGGGCCGCGAACAGCCCGTGCGCGTAGCCCGTGGGGGTGGCGTCGAGCCGCTCGAGCCGCGCGCCCGGGGGGCTCGACGAGCCCTCCGTGACGAGCGCTCCGACCGCGTCGACGCCGCGCGCGAGCTGGTCGGCCACCTGCGCGCCGAGCGTGCCTCGGGCGCAGAGCAGGAGCCGGGCCCGGGGCGCGTAGTGCTTCGCGTCGAGCCCGGGGGAGGCGCGCTCGCCGGCCGCGAGCTGCGGGCCCTCGGCCCGCGTGACGGGCCACACCGCCGCGAGCGCGTCGAGCGGGACGGCGCCGGGCCGGAGCACGCGCGCGGTCGGGGAGCGCACGTCTACCACGGTCGACTCTACGCCCGCCTCGCAGGGCCCGCCGTCGAGCACGAGCGCGACGGCGTCTCCGAGCGACCGGACGACGTGGGCGGCGAGCGTGGGGCTCAGCCCCTGGTACCGGTTGGCGCTCGGCGCCGCGATGGGCTCGCCCAGCGCTCGGATCAGCGCGAGCGCGCAGGGGTGGCCCGGGACGCGGACGGCGATCGATGTGCCTCCGCCGGCCACCCCGGAGGGCACGTGGCTCGCGCGCTCGAGGACGAGCGTCAGGGGGCCGGGCCAGAAGGCCGCGGCGAGCGCTTCGGCCGCGGGGCCCCACGAGGCGACGAGCTCGCGCGCCATCGCCGGCCCGTCGACGTGGGCGATGAGCGGGTGCGTGGTCGGGCGCCCCTTGGCCGCGAAGATGCGTGCAGTATGCACTGGATCGAGGGCGCGCGCCCCGAGGCCGTAGACGGTCTCCGTGGGGAAGGCGACGAGCTCCCCCGCGCGGAGGAGGCGCGCCGCGAGCGCGATCGACTCGGGCTCGAGGGCGGGCAGCACGCGCGGCATCGCCGCTCCATAGCGCGAAACGAGGCGGGACGCCCGAGCCGGAGCGTCACACCGGCGGGAGGCCTGCGACCCGTCCGCGCTCCATCTGTCGCGCGCTGCCGCCCGCTGGTAAGGTCGGCCCATGCGCACGCCCTCGAGTCTCCCGCGGTCCGTCTCTCGCTGCGCACGCACGGGTGGGCCTCCGAGCGCTCAGGCGTTCGGCTCGCTCGTCGCGGTCGGCGCCGGCGTCATGTCCGTCGCGCTCGCGTGCGGGCCGAAGCCCACCGTGGCGCCCGTGCTCGCGCCTGCGGCTTCGGGGTCCGCCCCGGCGAGCGCGGTCGCGGCCCCCACGCCGCTGCCCTCGGGCCTGCCCGCTGCGCTGCCCGTCCCTCCCATGGGGGTTCGCGGCTCCGCACGCGCGCGCGTGATGCCCGATCCTGCGGCCGCCTGCCCCGAGACCCGCGCTGCGAACGCCGCGGCGCCGGCGTCCGCGCTGAAGCAGCTCGCGGAGGCGTGCAGTCTTCGCCCC is a genomic window of Myxococcales bacterium containing:
- a CDS encoding NAD(P)H-dependent oxidoreductase subunit E, with amino-acid sequence MPFQLTPEREQKLTELLGRYPNKMAACIPLLHLCQEQEGWVSPEVMEFVASRLELSGAHVQGVVTFYTLFNQKPVGKHQVWVCRTLPCALRGAGELLHHCEKRLGIHAGETTSDGAITLRTAECLASCGTAPMIQVDKDYFENLTPEKVDAILDGLRR
- a CDS encoding zinc ribbon domain-containing protein is translated as MFCPNCGNQNPENAPNCVKCGFALKAAAPQKFKGTMMMAEGLGAPPPGPGPGAVGAARPGAPAKLKGTMVGVAPPSMGAAPAPPQLHSPEPPANPLGATFALPDAAAMGVGAPYGGGGGAPGGAPAGAPKMQTQLGGYAVPGADMGYGQPSQAAAPAPWGAPAPADPGAMGGQMPPQGFGAPAPQPEPAFDPGFGQFQQNFAQAEQQQAQQAFGAQPFGGAGGPGMGPDMGMGGPGMGMGGPGMGAPGMGMGMSAPGMGGPGMGMGAPGMGDPNMGGQQGFGGGAPGGGGGGMVPAGDVNTTLPLVLSVVSLFCCGLGTLLGIGGLVLAIQAKNAQKMGDLATAQQKAKLSTILAAVGIGVGLLGGVVSAVLRS
- a CDS encoding DUF2752 domain-containing protein, which gives rise to MTAGPDVEPRPARSRYGPPVGLVLLVAVVASGVLPLDCPVRAALGIPCPGCGMTRAVHLLFHGEVWAALRMHPLVLGLGPWCAALVASEILGHLRLGTFATTMQRPFFRRGSYVVFAATLAVWLARFAGLFGGPCPP
- a CDS encoding acyl-CoA dehydrogenase family protein, translating into MRPLGISAFCHEPGLQALAAELPARVGDLSPLDHEPFGAVAALTRKGLFAHVVPEAHGGAESPTGRPDALDVRALCLVREALGYSSPVADGILAVQGLGSYPLLLTGDFEGRARLLGEVAKGERVGAFALTEPEAGSDVASLRTVAAREGDEWLLTGEKAFISNVGIANHYIVFANADPAAGKRGISAFLVDARAVGIELSPMPVSGGHPLGRLVLERCPGRLLGEVGHGLRTALGTLDVFRTSVGAAACGMAARALDEALDHVRSRTQFGKRLADFQLTQAALAEMLTDLEASRLLVYRAAHAKDTGDPDASLHVAMAKLHATEAAQRVVDRAVQLHGGRGVLTGSVVEQLSRDVRPLRIYEGTSEIQKLIVGGALAKAPGS
- a CDS encoding enoyl-CoA hydratase family protein translates to MHLTAKGFLLAHDEATGVTTVTLNRPATLNSLTFEIYRELTDTFAALDAEPEVRAVVLTGEGRAFCSGGDVETIIGELFSRDMRGLVEFTRITGALIRNMRALRRPVVAAVNGICVGAGAVMALAADFRIAADTARFGFIFPKVGLSGADMGAAYLLPRVIGLGRASELLFLGDLVGAEEAFRIGLATRVVPEAECLAAATQLAERLASGPAFAHAMTKQMLESEATMSLDQAIEAEAQAQAICMQHPDFRAAYDAWVKKEPTVFEGSKRAFQAKPAAKPAATPAAAPQAKR
- a CDS encoding RidA family protein, with protein sequence MPSKKITPPNFPKPRGYAHAILSQGRHLHLSGQIAWDANARIVSTDFATQFLQALDNLIAVVRAAGGGTEHIVKLLVFVTDLEAYRAATKAIGEGWRGRLGKHYPAMSLVKVAGLLEPGALVEIEGVAVLPD
- a CDS encoding threonylcarbamoyl-AMP synthase translates to MPRVLPALEPESIALAARLLRAGELVAFPTETVYGLGARALDPVHTARIFAAKGRPTTHPLIAHVDGPAMARELVASWGPAAEALAAAFWPGPLTLVLERASHVPSGVAGGGTSIAVRVPGHPCALALIRALGEPIAAPSANRYQGLSPTLAAHVVRSLGDAVALVLDGGPCEAGVESTVVDVRSPTARVLRPGAVPLDALAAVWPVTRAEGPQLAAGERASPGLDAKHYAPRARLLLCARGTLGAQVADQLARGVDAVGALVTEGSSSPPGARLERLDATPTGYAHGLFAALHRLDEAGVSVVLAEAVPDTDAWAAVRDRLTRAASH